The Apium graveolens cultivar Ventura chromosome 6, ASM990537v1, whole genome shotgun sequence genome contains a region encoding:
- the LOC141664216 gene encoding uncharacterized protein LOC141664216 isoform X2 has translation MYAADRHGKVELLSAATIKDLGPEYIMVCAHLHIKYIEETGSWYTTVCTGCGDEVELARDVWCCGSCNRIVPFPDNRYKVIAVASDDTGAVELLLGDQ, from the exons ATGTATGCTGCTGATAGGCATGGGAAAGTTGAGCTGCTGAGTGCTGCGACTATAAAGGACCTTGGTCCAGAGTATATTATG GTTTGTGCGCATCTGCACATTAAGTACATAGAAGAAACAGGTTCATGGTACACTACTGTTTGCACTGGTTGTGGTGATGAGGTCGAACTGGCTCGGGATGTATGGTGTTGTGGTAGTTGTAACCGGATAGTTCCGTTTCCTGATAACAG GTACAAAGTTATTGCTGTGGCATCTGATGACACTGGTGCGGTCGAACTCTTACTTGGTGACCAATAA
- the LOC141664216 gene encoding uncharacterized protein LOC141664216 isoform X1 has protein sequence MYAADRHGKVELLSAATIKDLGPEYIMRQVCAHLHIKYIEETGSWYTTVCTGCGDEVELARDVWCCGSCNRIVPFPDNRYKVIAVASDDTGAVELLLGDQ, from the exons ATGTATGCTGCTGATAGGCATGGGAAAGTTGAGCTGCTGAGTGCTGCGACTATAAAGGACCTTGGTCCAGAGTATATTATG AGACAGGTTTGTGCGCATCTGCACATTAAGTACATAGAAGAAACAGGTTCATGGTACACTACTGTTTGCACTGGTTGTGGTGATGAGGTCGAACTGGCTCGGGATGTATGGTGTTGTGGTAGTTGTAACCGGATAGTTCCGTTTCCTGATAACAG GTACAAAGTTATTGCTGTGGCATCTGATGACACTGGTGCGGTCGAACTCTTACTTGGTGACCAATAA
- the LOC141665768 gene encoding uncharacterized protein LOC141665768 — protein MVPGNSILYVSVDSAEEFGGTDEDLNVAFPVEYLNSLNVTRMPPHDLKLKVGVVVMLMHNLNQTLGLCNGTRMIVTKCLKFCVECEVICGSFVGTKHFIPRMELFPSDTKMPFKLVRKQIPLQVRYAMTINKSQGQSLDTVSLYLPSQFLRMDNTMLLLVG, from the coding sequence ATGGTTCCAGGTAATTCGATTTTGTATGTCAGTGTTGATTCTGCTGAGGAGTTTGGTGGGACGGATGAGGATTTAAATGTAGCGTTCCCTGTAGAATACTTGAATTCTCTAAATGTTACGAGGATGCCGCCTCATGATTTGAAGCTCAAGGTTGGTGTTGTGGTGATGCTTATGCATAATTTAAACCAGACTTTAGGGCTGTGTAATGGAACGAGGATGATAGTTACCAAATGTCTTAAATTTTGTGTGGAGTGTGAAGTTATATGTGGCTCCTTTGTAGGGACAAAGCATTTTATTCCGCGAATGGAACTGTTCCCTTCGGACACTAAGATGCCTTTCAAGCTTGTTCGTAAGCAAATACCTCTTCAAGTTCGCTACGCAATGACTATTAATAAGTCGCAAGGCCAGTCTTTGGATACTGTTAGTTTGTATCTGCCAAGTCAGTTTTTACGCATGGACAATACTATGTTGCTGTTAGTAGGATAA
- the LOC141665769 gene encoding uncharacterized protein LOC141665769 — protein MVGDTEETCGERDIVVDDKIKGLVRVSYVHPKLMALQYPILFPWGEDGYHTKIRSQKSADSSSKVRGFLSLKDYYSYSFQVRQWDGLTPRLGGRLFQQYLVDAFSTIEQTRLWWFRTHQTTIRNELYSHICDSVRRGDVDASNMGKGVILPAGVVGSKRYMQQNFQDALAVCRHVGHPDIFLTMTSNPFWDEIQKMMVFVPGCITANCPDIVSRLFRLKLEQLMTDIKSKAYFGCCKKNLKLNVDKYVSAEIPDPLLDPAGYAAVKEFMIHGPCGLENLKSPCMRDFRCIRHFPKKYCARTTFDESGFPIYMRRRRGVVVHVRGTDLDNQWVVPYSRDLPVKYQCHMNVEIYCHARSLKYLFKYCLKGHDRATVYLNKKKRCWRGEERDQCEDKINAYFDGRYLCGAEAAYRIFGFAIHHRSISVERLPFHLPGDKKCTFRANESLHKVAAREKYKLSKLKAFFLLNSEDIAACEHTYDEIPRYYVWNDGQQRWTPRKRGLQIGRLCYAHYSTGEPWFLRLLLTKVRGPTSFKSIRTVNGICFSTFRDACREYGLLDDDKEWHEVLSQAAAGGLPPQIRQLFVHIIVNCKVTDLWLLWDTHWRSMIDDILLARREISKNSSLLLNDMQLQFYALAEIDKLLRSIDKCLKKYDQLPQPPATYLNNGTNNLILEETSYNIVEMEKEYSKLLQVCTEQQMSVYDAVMGAVHGGSGGLFFVYGSGGCGKTFLWRTLISRLRSEGKIVLPVASSGIAATLMPGGRTAHSRFKIPIMLDEFSTCNIAHDSDIAQLIKQTDLIIWDEAPMQHRFAFECWDRSLRDIMKAVDPSRFDMPFGGITVVLGGDFRQILPVITFGSRADIVAACITRSRLWQLCNIYVLTENMRLRQGSTDLEMEDLKWFAQWVLDIGNGNVLPPRVADMPYQENRTLIPPRFCDLNMENSIENMISITFPGFLENCRDPEYLSKRVVLTPTN, from the exons ATGGTTGGTGATACTGAGGAGACATGTGGTGAACGTGATATTGTGGTCGATGACAAGATAAAGGGTTTGGTGCGTGTTTCCTATGTGCATCCAAAGTTAATGGCTCTTCAGTATCCAATATTATTTCCTTGGGGTGAGGATGGTTACCATACGAAAATCAGGTCTCAAAAAAGTGCTGATAGTTCATCTAAAGTTCGTGGTTTTTTATCGTTGAAAGATTACTATTCCTATTCTTTTCAGGTTAGGCAGTGGGATG GTCTTACTCCTCGGCTTGGTGGCCGTTTATTTCAGCAGTATTTGGTGGATGCTTTTTCTACCATTGAACAGACACGTCTTTGGTGGTTTAGGACGCATCAGACCACTATACGAAATGAACTTTACAGCCATATATGTGATTCTGTTCGTAGGGGTGATGTTGATGCCTCGAATATGGGTAAAGGGGTTATCTTGCCTGCAGGAGTTGTTGGTTCAAAGAGATACATGCAGCAGAATTTCCAGGATGCTTTAGCTGTGTGTCGGCATGTTGGGCATCCTGATATATTTTTAACCATGACATCTAATCCGTTTTGGGATGAGATTCAGAAGATGATGGTCTTTGTGCCTGGTTGTATAACTGCTAATTGTCCTGATATAGTTTCCAGGTTATTTAGGTTAAAACTTGAGCAGTTAATGACGGATATAAAGAGTAAGGCTTACTTTGGT TgctgtaaaaagaatttaaaATTGAATGTGGATAAGTACGTGTCTGCGGAGATTCCTGACCCTTTATTGGATCCTGCTGGCTATGCGGCTGTCAAAGAATTTATGATTCATGGCCCCTGTGGGCTGGAAAACTTGAAGTCTCCTTGCATGAGAGATTTCCGCTGTATACGTCATTTTCCAAAAAA ATACTGTGCTAGAACTACTTTTGATGAGAGTGGTTTTCCAATCTACATGCGGCGTAGGCGAGGAGTTGTTGTTCATGTTCGTGGGACTGATTTGGATAATCAGTGGGTTGTCCCTTATAGCCGGGATTTGCCGGTCAAGTATCAATGTCATATGAATGTTGAAATTTATTGTCATGCAAGGAGccttaaatatttatttaaatattgtCTTAAAGGGCATGACCGTGCCACCGTATATCTGAATAAGAAGAAAAGGTGTTGGCGAGGAGAAGAACGAGACCAATGTGAGGATAAGATTAACGCGTATTTTGATGGGCGGTACTTGTGTGGTGCTGAAGCGGCTTATAGGATATTTGGATTTGCTATCCATCATCGGAGTATTTCTGTTGAGCGGCTTCCATTTCACTTGCCAGGCGACAAAAAATGTACTTTTCGTGCAAATGAATCTTTGCATAAAGTTGCTGCGAGGGAGAAATACAAACTAAGCAAACTGAAAGCTTTTTTCTTGCTTAATTCTGAGGACATTGCTGCGTGTGAGCACACGTATGATGAGATACCTAGGTATTATGTTTGGAATGATGGTCAACAGCGATGGACTCCGAGAAAACGAGGGCTGCAGATTGGGCGTCTTTGTTATGCTCATTATAGTACTGGAGAACCCTGGTTTTTAAGGTTATTGCTTACCAAAGTTCGGGGTCCTACTTCGTTTAAATCCATTCGGACTGTAAATGGCATTTGTTTCAGTACTTTCCGGGATGCGTGCAGGGAGTACGGCTTATTGGATGATGATAAGGAATGGCATGAGGTCTTATCTCAGGCTGCTGCTGGTGGGTTGCCTCCTCAGATTCGGCAGCTGTTTGTGCATATCATAGTTAATTGTAAGGTTACTGATTTATGGCTTTTGTGGGATACACATTGGAGGAGTATGATTGATGACATTTTGTTGGCGCGCCGTGAGATTTCTAAAAATTCTTCGTTGCTTCTTAATGACATGCAGTTGCAGTTTTATGCGTTAGCAG AAATTGATAAGTTGCTTAGGTCTATTGATAAATGTTTGAAAAAATATGATCAGTTGCCACAGCCTCCTGCTACTTATTTGAATAACGGGACTAATAATTTGATCTTAGAGGAAACAAGTTATAACATTGTTGAAATGGAGAAGGAATACTCTAAATTGTTGCAAGTGTGTACTGAACAGCAAATGAGTGTGTATGATGCTGTGATGGGTGCTGTACATGGTGGGTCGGGGGGTCTCTTCTTTGTTTACGGTAGTGGAGGTTGTGGGAAAACTTTTTTATGGAGGACTCTTATTTCCAGGCTGCGTTCTGAGGGTAAAATTGTGTTGCCTGTAGCGTCCTCTGGAATAGCGGCGACTTTGATGCCTGGAGGGAGGACTGCTCACTCCCGTTTCAAGATTCCAATTATGTTGGATGAATTTTCAACTTGCAACATTGCGCATGATTCGGATATTGCCCAGTTGATCAAGCAAACAGATCTTATAATATGGGATGAGGCCCCGATGCAGCATAGGTTCGCTTTTGAATGTTGGGATCGATCGTTGAGGGATATTATGAAGGCTGTGGATCCATCTCGGTTTGACATGCCATTCGGTGGGATTACTGTTGTGCTTGGGGGTGATTTCCGACAGATCCTTCCTGTTATTACTTTTGGTTCTCGAGCGGATATTGTTGCAGCCTGCATAACACGATCGCGTCTTTGGCAGCTGTGCAATATTTATGTGTTAACTGAGAATATGCGTCTTAGGCAGGGCAGTACTGATTTGGAGATGGAGGATTTAAAGTGGTTTGCGCAGTGGGTTCTGGATATTGGCAATGGAAATGTTCTTCCCCCTAGGGTTGCGGATATGCCGTACCAGGAAAATCGGACCTTGATACCTCCACGATTCTGTGATTTAAATATGGAAAATTCGATTGAAAATATGATCTCGATTACTTTTCCTGGATTTTTGGAAAATTGCCGTGATCCGGAATATTTGAGCAAGAGGGTTGTGCTGACTCCTACTAATTAG
- the LOC141666810 gene encoding uncharacterized protein LOC141666810, with protein sequence MSRTRNIVVASGLLAFAGGGLAFPFYMATRSSKTPVIDSSKPLPPQATFRGPYINTGSRDVGPDHQTYSKK encoded by the exons ATGTCCCGAACACGCAATATCGTGGTTGCCTCAGGCTTGTTGGCATTTGCAGGTGGTGGTTTAGCATTTCCCTTTTATATGGC AACCAGGTCATCAAAGACCCCTGTGATCGACTCATCAAAGCCACTACCACCCCAGGCAACTTTTCGAGGACCTTATATCAACACTGGATCACGCGATGTTGGACCCGATCATCAAACTTACTCGAAAAAATAG